In Streptomyces sp. NBC_00483, a single window of DNA contains:
- a CDS encoding multinuclear nonheme iron-dependent oxidase, whose translation MELGTGIGWRPEIAETVEAMQGIDWVEAVAENLCPGHLPDSLRRLRERGVTVVPHGVSIGLGGADRPDEGRLADLAACAEALGSPLVSEHIAFVRAGGARTASQPLEAGHLLPVPRTRDALDVLCENVRIAQDALPVPLAVENIAALFGWPGEELTEGQFLYELVERTGVRLLIDVANLHTNHVNRGEDPAKALAELPVEAIAYVHVAGGFERDGVWHDSHSHPVPPAVLDVLAELASRVTPPGVLLERDDNFPEDLGELGREVEVVRETVAAGSGPRAQAPDDRMTSPAAPPVDDATRQRLALDQAALLSALVAGTPAPEGFDRARLAVQARALAGKRADVVAKVAPELPLILGESAYRSLFLDYARRQPMTNGYRRDALDFAEQLLLTQRLQEPATRRELTHWWLDRSGPKPLTGRPVARALKTAAFALRRTK comes from the coding sequence ATGGAGCTGGGTACCGGGATCGGCTGGCGGCCCGAGATCGCGGAGACGGTCGAGGCCATGCAGGGCATCGACTGGGTCGAGGCCGTCGCCGAGAATCTGTGTCCGGGGCATTTGCCGGACTCCCTGCGTCGGCTGCGCGAGCGCGGCGTCACCGTCGTCCCGCACGGCGTCTCGATCGGCCTCGGCGGGGCCGACCGTCCCGACGAGGGGCGGCTCGCCGACCTCGCCGCGTGCGCGGAGGCTCTCGGTTCGCCGCTGGTCAGCGAGCACATCGCGTTCGTACGTGCCGGGGGCGCGCGCACCGCTTCGCAGCCGCTGGAGGCGGGGCACCTGTTGCCCGTGCCGCGCACCCGCGACGCGCTCGACGTGCTGTGCGAGAACGTCCGGATCGCCCAGGACGCGCTGCCGGTACCCCTCGCGGTGGAGAACATCGCGGCACTGTTCGGCTGGCCGGGCGAGGAGCTGACGGAGGGGCAGTTCCTGTACGAGCTGGTGGAGCGGACCGGCGTACGGCTGCTCATCGACGTGGCCAATCTGCACACCAATCACGTCAACCGCGGCGAGGACCCGGCGAAGGCGCTGGCCGAGCTGCCGGTCGAGGCCATCGCGTACGTGCATGTCGCGGGCGGCTTCGAGCGGGACGGCGTCTGGCACGACAGCCACTCCCACCCCGTGCCGCCGGCCGTGCTCGACGTACTCGCCGAGCTGGCCTCGCGCGTGACCCCGCCGGGTGTACTGCTCGAGCGCGATGACAACTTCCCCGAGGACCTTGGGGAGTTGGGGCGCGAGGTGGAGGTCGTCCGGGAGACGGTCGCGGCCGGGTCCGGCCCCCGCGCGCAGGCCCCTGACGACCGGATGACCTCGCCCGCCGCCCCGCCCGTCGACGACGCCACGCGGCAGCGGCTCGCACTCGACCAGGCCGCCCTGCTGTCCGCGCTCGTCGCCGGCACTCCCGCCCCGGAGGGCTTCGACCGCGCGCGACTCGCCGTCCAGGCCCGGGCACTCGCGGGCAAGCGGGCCGACGTCGTCGCGAAGGTGGCACCCGAACTCCCCCTGATCCTCGGCGAATCCGCGTACCGGTCACTCTTCCTCGACTACGCCCGCCGGCAGCCAATGACGAACGGCTACCGTCGCGATGCCCTCGACTTCGCGGAGCAACTCCTGCTCACGCAACGGCTCCAAGAGCCCGCCACACGCCGCGAGTTGACCCACTGGTGGCTCGACCGCTCCGGCCCCAAGCCCTTGACCGGCCGCCCGGTAGCACGAGCCCTGAAGACCGCAGCTTTCGCACTGCGGCGGACCAAATAG
- a CDS encoding peptidyl-tRNA hydrolase: MTSDAPRTDTPSHPEPSAREFVLPLVVRIERAAPPTRTDALEAAARAVLVILSDERSVGEGPWAQAMHDWQDARIRKVVRRARGAEWRRAEALDGITVTTGSAEVRVFPPVPLDGWPKDLARLQVSGTDLDDPEAPPAPDSSAPVLWLNPDLGMTAGKTMAQAGHGAQLAWWELSDAERKEWREAGFPLSVRTADPARWPALTTGGLPVVRDAGFTEIPPSDTVVSEGPLTGDLLPGLAHL, from the coding sequence GTGACCAGTGATGCCCCCCGTACCGACACCCCCTCCCACCCCGAGCCCAGCGCACGCGAGTTCGTGCTGCCGCTCGTCGTACGTATCGAGCGGGCCGCGCCCCCGACGCGTACGGACGCCCTGGAGGCCGCGGCGCGCGCCGTGTTGGTGATCCTCTCGGACGAGCGCTCGGTCGGTGAAGGACCGTGGGCGCAGGCGATGCACGACTGGCAGGACGCCCGGATCCGCAAGGTGGTGCGGCGGGCGAGGGGCGCGGAGTGGCGGCGCGCGGAGGCCCTCGACGGGATCACGGTCACCACCGGGTCCGCGGAGGTACGGGTCTTCCCGCCGGTCCCCCTCGACGGCTGGCCCAAGGACCTGGCCCGCCTCCAGGTCTCCGGCACGGACCTCGACGACCCGGAGGCGCCGCCCGCCCCCGACTCCTCGGCCCCGGTCCTCTGGCTCAACCCCGACCTCGGCATGACCGCGGGCAAGACCATGGCGCAGGCCGGCCACGGGGCCCAACTCGCCTGGTGGGAGCTGTCCGACGCGGAGCGCAAGGAGTGGCGTGAGGCGGGCTTCCCGCTCTCCGTGCGGACCGCCGACCCGGCGCGCTGGCCCGCGCTGACCACGGGCGGACTGCCGGTCGTACGGGATGCCGGGTTCACGGAGATCCCGCCCAGCGACACCGTCGTGTCCGAGGGACCCCTCACGGGCGATCTCCTGCCCGGCCTCGCCCACCTCTGA
- a CDS encoding ATP-binding cassette domain-containing protein, with amino-acid sequence MHVTLRGAGRRYGLGGPWVLRGVDMDVPEGAVFRVRGPNGTGKSTLLRLVAGIDAPTEGRVIGRPRTAYVPERFPPALPFTARAYLTHMGRIHGLGRPTAARRAGEWLERFGAGAYAGSPLAELSKGSSQKVAVAAALLAEPELLVLDEAWTGLDTAARDTLDDAVAERAGAGAAVLFVDHDPRRLTGTADATYEVEEGAVLRSEGGGGATVVVDAAGPAGHEPALSHPHTHVRLDPRTVRITTDAAHSDAVLRTLLAADPPWHIVAVRTPEPTENNG; translated from the coding sequence ATGCACGTCACGCTCCGCGGCGCGGGTCGCCGCTATGGACTTGGTGGGCCCTGGGTGTTGCGCGGGGTCGACATGGACGTGCCCGAGGGGGCCGTGTTCCGGGTGCGGGGGCCCAACGGCACGGGGAAGTCCACGCTGTTGCGGCTGGTCGCCGGGATCGACGCGCCCACCGAGGGCCGGGTCATCGGCCGCCCGCGCACCGCCTACGTCCCCGAACGCTTCCCGCCCGCCCTGCCGTTCACCGCCCGCGCCTACCTCACGCACATGGGCCGCATCCACGGCCTCGGCCGCCCGACGGCCGCGCGGCGGGCGGGGGAGTGGCTGGAGCGGTTCGGCGCCGGTGCCTACGCGGGGTCACCCCTCGCCGAGCTGTCCAAGGGCAGCAGCCAGAAGGTGGCGGTGGCCGCGGCCCTGCTCGCGGAGCCGGAGCTGCTCGTCCTCGACGAGGCCTGGACCGGCCTCGACACCGCCGCCCGCGACACGCTCGACGACGCCGTCGCCGAACGCGCCGGGGCCGGCGCCGCCGTGCTCTTCGTCGACCACGACCCGCGCCGCCTGACCGGCACCGCCGACGCGACGTACGAGGTCGAGGAGGGGGCCGTGCTGCGGAGCGAGGGAGGCGGCGGGGCGACCGTGGTCGTCGACGCCGCCGGGCCCGCGGGCCACGAGCCCGCCCTGTCGCACCCGCACACCCACGTCCGCCTCGACCCCCGCACCGTACGGATCACCACGGACGCCGCGCACTCCGACGCTGTGCTGCGCACGCTGCTCGCCGCCGACCCGCCCTGGCACATCGTCGCCGTCCGCACGCCCGAGCCCACGGAGAACAACGGATGA
- a CDS encoding ABC transporter, giving the protein MTTALLSYQSALLLRSQRWLAPVVLYAAFAAVGVQAGQPVLDSLGYTAAALLPVGAWLARICVTNEPPAARSCTAAATAPWRAHAASLAAAFLATLAVGVAATVVVALISDGVSTDRLVRVAKWPAAGAGLLAVLVCALVGVAVGAVTTWPVVRGTGLGVATLVLCALVALIAPGSPAKSVVSALVTGSQDGAVPVLLLPLAGAVAVAGICAAAACALASRR; this is encoded by the coding sequence ATGACCACGGCCCTGCTCTCCTACCAGTCGGCCCTGCTGCTGCGCTCGCAGCGCTGGCTGGCGCCGGTCGTCCTCTACGCCGCGTTCGCCGCAGTCGGCGTGCAGGCGGGGCAGCCGGTGCTCGACTCCCTCGGGTACACCGCAGCGGCCCTGCTCCCCGTGGGGGCCTGGCTGGCGCGGATATGCGTCACCAACGAGCCGCCCGCTGCCCGCAGTTGCACCGCTGCGGCGACGGCGCCGTGGCGCGCCCACGCGGCGAGCCTGGCCGCCGCGTTCCTCGCCACGCTGGCCGTCGGCGTCGCGGCGACCGTGGTCGTGGCGCTGATCAGCGACGGGGTCAGCACCGATCGCCTGGTGCGCGTGGCCAAGTGGCCGGCCGCCGGGGCCGGGCTGCTCGCCGTGCTGGTGTGCGCCCTCGTCGGCGTCGCCGTCGGGGCCGTCACCACCTGGCCCGTGGTGCGCGGCACAGGGCTCGGCGTGGCCACCTTGGTGCTGTGCGCGCTCGTCGCGCTGATCGCCCCAGGATCACCGGCGAAGTCGGTGGTCAGTGCCCTGGTGACCGGGTCGCAGGACGGGGCGGTGCCGGTCCTGCTGCTGCCGCTCGCAGGGGCGGTGGCCGTGGCCGGGATCTGCGCGGCGGCGGCCTGCGCCCTCGCTTCCCGCCGCTGA
- a CDS encoding polysaccharide deacetylase family protein, which produces MIRHVRRVTAACALGALALGLAGCGEPSSSGVSGATRPTGSQESPRKGAPDSSPKASPKPKKTPKPTLAPGPGGTTPVFKRGAATKNRTVALTFDADMTADQGARARAGERFDNPQLVGTLRKLKVPATVFMTGRWAEEYPTEAKDIGRDRLFEVANHSYSHYAFTGDCYGLPRVPARGMRADVDRAFGAFRKAGVEHVVPYFRFPGGCYDRAALRALTPTGVTAVQWDVVSGDAFATDADAVTRQVLDGVRPGSVVVMHCTRSAAPTTERVVRAVVPKLRAKGYRFVRVSDLVGAARGA; this is translated from the coding sequence GTGATCAGACATGTACGCCGCGTGACCGCGGCCTGCGCCCTGGGCGCGCTCGCTCTCGGCCTCGCCGGATGCGGCGAACCCTCCTCGTCGGGGGTCTCGGGCGCGACGCGCCCCACCGGCTCCCAGGAGAGCCCCCGGAAAGGCGCCCCGGACAGCTCACCGAAGGCGTCCCCGAAACCGAAGAAGACCCCCAAGCCCACCCTCGCTCCCGGCCCGGGCGGCACCACCCCCGTCTTCAAGCGCGGCGCGGCGACGAAGAACCGGACCGTAGCGCTCACCTTCGACGCCGACATGACGGCCGACCAGGGGGCGCGGGCGCGGGCCGGGGAGCGCTTCGACAACCCTCAACTGGTGGGCACCCTACGTAAGTTGAAGGTCCCTGCCACGGTCTTCATGACCGGGCGCTGGGCCGAGGAGTACCCCACGGAGGCCAAGGACATCGGCCGGGACCGGCTGTTCGAGGTCGCCAACCACTCGTACAGCCACTACGCCTTCACCGGGGACTGCTACGGACTGCCGAGGGTGCCGGCACGGGGCATGCGGGCCGATGTCGACCGCGCGTTCGGCGCGTTCCGGAAGGCGGGGGTCGAGCATGTCGTGCCGTACTTCCGGTTCCCCGGCGGCTGCTACGACCGGGCGGCGCTGCGGGCGCTGACGCCGACCGGGGTGACGGCGGTGCAATGGGACGTGGTGAGCGGTGACGCGTTCGCCACGGACGCGGACGCCGTGACCCGGCAGGTGCTCGACGGGGTGCGGCCCGGTTCGGTCGTCGTCATGCACTGCACGCGCAGCGCGGCGCCGACGACGGAGCGGGTGGTGCGGGCGGTGGTGCCGAAGCTGCGGGCGAAGGGGTACCGGTTCGTGCGGGTGTCGGATCTGGTGGGGGCGGCGCGCGGGGCGTGA
- a CDS encoding DUF6479 family protein — MTTPMASPDPSTSVVPFVVGLVIALALIWAVWMGIRFRRREPGPPDPADQPKLPRTGPVEEVREMREPDEMPHTDDGGSRLPPHELPGFGNAGSKRSTDQRPRHWSRDGGDAAGSGGPGRT, encoded by the coding sequence ATGACGACACCAATGGCTTCCCCCGACCCCTCCACCTCGGTCGTCCCGTTCGTCGTCGGCCTGGTGATCGCGCTGGCCCTGATCTGGGCGGTCTGGATGGGCATCAGGTTCCGACGCCGGGAACCGGGCCCACCCGACCCGGCCGACCAGCCGAAACTCCCGCGTACGGGCCCGGTGGAAGAGGTCCGCGAGATGCGGGAGCCCGACGAGATGCCGCACACGGACGACGGCGGCTCCCGCCTGCCCCCGCACGAGCTGCCCGGCTTCGGCAACGCGGGCAGCAAGCGCAGCACTGACCAGCGGCCGCGCCACTGGAGCCGGGACGGCGGCGACGCAGCCGGCAGCGGCGGCCCGGGGCGCACCTGA
- a CDS encoding WhiB family transcriptional regulator yields MEWLDSAACVDEDPDVFFPVGTTGPAMDDVEAAKEVCRSCPVITECLRWAVATEQTSGVWGGTSEGERARLLRAERRRRARAGAAH; encoded by the coding sequence ATGGAGTGGCTGGACAGCGCGGCGTGTGTCGATGAGGACCCGGACGTCTTCTTCCCTGTCGGCACGACCGGGCCCGCCATGGATGACGTAGAGGCCGCCAAGGAGGTGTGCCGAAGCTGCCCGGTGATCACGGAGTGCCTGCGGTGGGCCGTCGCCACGGAGCAGACGTCGGGGGTCTGGGGCGGGACCTCCGAGGGTGAGCGGGCCCGGCTGCTGCGGGCCGAGCGCCGCCGACGCGCCCGGGCCGGGGCGGCGCACTGA
- a CDS encoding plasmid stabilization protein has translation MPSGSSAKRERQYEKIRKSAQDRGESTSRAKEIAARTVNKERARSGESKQASRTSTQDISSGRRGGLRSHQGAGGPTRDQLYEEAKNRGVEGRSKMNKDELAKALGR, from the coding sequence ATGCCCAGCGGATCGAGCGCCAAGCGTGAGCGCCAGTACGAGAAGATCAGGAAGAGCGCCCAGGACCGGGGCGAGAGCACGTCGCGGGCCAAGGAGATCGCCGCCCGCACGGTGAACAAGGAACGTGCGAGGAGCGGCGAGTCGAAGCAGGCGAGCCGCACATCGACGCAGGACATCTCCTCGGGCAGGCGCGGCGGCCTCCGCTCCCACCAGGGCGCCGGCGGTCCGACGAGGGACCAGCTCTACGAAGAGGCCAAGAACCGCGGCGTCGAGGGCCGCTCGAAGATGAACAAGGACGAACTCGCCAAGGCACTGGGGCGCTGA
- a CDS encoding ABC transporter substrate-binding protein, translating into MEERSTTAWEFTDDRGHLTSASETPQRVVAYIQAGASLWDLGIRPVGIFGSFHDGEEPDHAKSGALPLDDLAYLGAGAGLGLDDVLAARPDLVVALTYGGGQVYGIEPDTAKHLEEHVPVAVFDVGQGRTLGGVRQRFAELGHSLGTSEPAEMREELARAERQLGVAARGARGLKVLALSAAGADAVHLARPTKWPDLSALGGLGVGMVAPPEGPGANWYTGTWRDVAELAPDVILSDARANAAPRAQYAADPHWASVAERASVLPWNPETPASARAHAALFDQVAGALRGR; encoded by the coding sequence ATGGAAGAACGGTCAACCACAGCCTGGGAGTTCACCGACGACCGCGGACACCTCACGTCCGCGAGCGAGACGCCACAGCGCGTCGTCGCCTATATACAGGCCGGGGCGAGCCTGTGGGATCTGGGCATACGCCCGGTGGGGATCTTCGGCTCGTTCCACGACGGCGAGGAGCCCGATCACGCCAAGTCCGGCGCGCTGCCGCTGGACGACCTCGCGTATCTGGGCGCGGGAGCGGGGCTCGGCCTGGACGACGTGCTCGCGGCGCGCCCCGACCTGGTCGTGGCGCTCACGTACGGCGGCGGGCAGGTGTACGGCATCGAGCCCGACACGGCGAAGCATCTGGAGGAGCACGTCCCCGTCGCCGTGTTCGACGTGGGGCAGGGCCGCACGTTGGGCGGGGTGCGGCAGCGTTTCGCGGAGCTCGGGCACTCGCTCGGGACCTCGGAGCCGGCAGAGATGCGGGAGGAACTCGCCCGCGCCGAACGGCAGTTGGGGGTCGCGGCCCGCGGGGCGCGGGGCTTGAAGGTGCTGGCGCTCTCGGCCGCTGGGGCGGACGCGGTGCACCTGGCCCGGCCCACCAAGTGGCCCGACCTGAGCGCGCTCGGCGGGCTCGGTGTCGGCATGGTGGCGCCGCCCGAGGGGCCCGGCGCCAACTGGTACACGGGGACGTGGCGGGACGTCGCCGAACTCGCCCCCGACGTCATCCTGTCGGACGCCCGCGCCAACGCGGCGCCGCGCGCCCAGTACGCGGCCGACCCGCACTGGGCGTCCGTCGCCGAACGGGCGTCGGTGCTGCCCTGGAACCCGGAGACCCCCGCAAGCGCCCGCGCCCACGCGGCGCTCTTCGACCAGGTGGCGGGGGCGCTGCGGGGGCGCTAG
- a CDS encoding PhoX family protein, with protein MSRTADARQSATRRQVLARSGALGVGIAFAGNLSELFAGSAAAQGRAGYGPLVPDPAGLLDLPKGFRYKVLSREGEPLRSGEGKVPSNHDGMAAFAGRQGRVHLVRNHENRVTGKIAVPTVEGLTYDPMGKGGCTVLSVDRKNNVLSERVGIAGTAVNCAGGPTPWGTWLTCEETEDKAGTNGYTKDHGFIFEVDPVDPHRSGAVPLTAMGRFQHEAIAVDPKRGVVYETEDAFDKPFGLFYRFLPKNAKGGLGSLRAGGKLQAMRVPGVPDLSAVQETGATFSGIEWVDVPDPLAAQTPIRNQDFGPKGITHAQKLEGCYWGGSSVYFVSSYARSREGSAADHFGQIWRYDPSSRRLTLVIVFGPDTDVQLPGEEPDNICLAPSGGLMVCEDGEGAQHVFGVTRKGEVYAMARGRQNIGTADKPEWGEFAGVTFSPDGETMFVNCYTPGTTFAVTGPWH; from the coding sequence ATGTCCCGCACCGCTGACGCACGACAGTCCGCGACCCGACGTCAAGTACTCGCCCGCTCCGGCGCCCTGGGGGTGGGCATCGCCTTCGCCGGGAACCTCTCCGAGCTGTTCGCCGGCTCGGCAGCCGCCCAAGGACGCGCCGGATACGGCCCGTTGGTGCCCGACCCGGCCGGTCTCCTCGACCTCCCGAAGGGATTCCGCTACAAGGTCCTGTCGCGAGAGGGGGAGCCACTCCGCTCCGGCGAGGGCAAGGTTCCGTCGAACCACGACGGGATGGCGGCGTTCGCCGGCAGACAGGGCCGCGTGCACCTCGTACGCAACCACGAGAACCGGGTCACCGGAAAGATCGCGGTGCCGACCGTCGAGGGTCTGACGTACGACCCGATGGGCAAGGGCGGCTGTACCGTGCTCTCCGTGGACCGGAAGAACAATGTCCTGTCCGAGCGGGTCGGCATCGCCGGCACCGCGGTCAACTGCGCGGGCGGGCCCACGCCTTGGGGCACCTGGCTGACCTGCGAGGAGACCGAGGACAAGGCCGGTACGAACGGCTACACCAAGGACCACGGCTTCATCTTCGAGGTCGACCCGGTCGACCCGCACCGCTCGGGCGCCGTCCCGCTCACCGCGATGGGCCGCTTCCAGCACGAGGCGATCGCCGTCGATCCGAAGCGCGGCGTCGTCTACGAGACGGAGGACGCCTTCGACAAGCCCTTCGGCCTCTTCTACCGTTTCCTGCCCAAGAACGCGAAGGGCGGCCTCGGTTCGCTGCGCGCGGGCGGGAAGTTGCAGGCGATGCGGGTGCCGGGCGTGCCGGACCTGTCGGCGGTCCAGGAGACGGGCGCCACGTTCAGCGGCATCGAGTGGGTCGACGTGCCGGACCCGCTGGCCGCACAGACCCCCATCCGGAACCAGGACTTCGGCCCGAAGGGCATCACCCACGCCCAGAAGCTGGAGGGCTGCTACTGGGGCGGGTCGAGCGTCTACTTCGTCTCGTCGTACGCCCGCAGCCGCGAGGGCTCGGCCGCCGACCACTTCGGCCAGATCTGGCGCTACGACCCGTCGTCGCGCCGCCTGACGCTGGTCATCGTGTTCGGTCCCGACACGGACGTCCAGCTGCCGGGCGAGGAGCCCGACAACATCTGCCTCGCGCCCAGCGGGGGCCTGATGGTGTGCGAGGACGGCGAGGGCGCTCAGCACGTGTTCGGCGTGACGCGCAAGGGCGAGGTGTACGCCATGGCGCGCGGCCGGCAGAACATCGGGACGGCCGACAAGCCCGAGTGGGGCGAGTTCGCCGGGGTCACCTTCTCGCCGGACGGCGAGACGATGTTCGTGAACTGCTATACGCCGGGGACCACGTTCGCCGTGACGGGACCTTGGCACTGA